The bacterium genome contains a region encoding:
- a CDS encoding metal-dependent transcriptional regulator, producing MTTHDIAKVERTEMYLKSVLVIGLNGHRVTTSRVADAMGVSAPSASEMLKRLEHLGYLDSGPEGLQLTDAGVRTATQVVRRLRLAERLLTDILKMDLERVYDEACKMEHVISPEVESRLDDVLKRPETCPHGHAIPRPDGVLPPEDTQTLAALRARIPARVTALPEERTDLLKAVLAAGLYLGAEVTVEATATPRGPVIVRLHDRHRTIPREAAEQVRISPR from the coding sequence ATGACGACACATGACATCGCGAAGGTCGAGCGCACGGAGATGTACCTGAAGAGCGTCCTGGTGATCGGGCTCAACGGACATCGGGTCACCACCTCGCGTGTTGCAGACGCGATGGGGGTCTCCGCGCCATCGGCCTCCGAGATGCTCAAGCGGCTCGAGCACCTCGGCTACCTCGATTCGGGCCCCGAAGGCCTTCAGCTCACCGATGCCGGCGTGCGGACGGCGACACAGGTCGTCCGCCGGCTCCGCCTCGCCGAACGGCTTCTCACCGACATTTTGAAGATGGACCTGGAACGCGTCTACGACGAGGCGTGCAAGATGGAGCACGTCATCAGCCCGGAGGTCGAATCGCGGCTGGATGATGTGCTGAAGCGTCCGGAGACCTGTCCTCACGGACACGCCATCCCGAGGCCGGACGGGGTCCTTCCCCCTGAGGACACGCAGACGCTGGCGGCGCTCCGTGCGAGGATCCCCGCGCGGGTGACCGCGCTTCCAGAGGAGCGGACCGATTTGCTGAAAGCGGTGCTCGCCGCCGGGCTCTACCTGGGCGCGGAGGTGACGGTCGAGGCGACGGCGACCCCGCGGGGCCCGGTCATCGTCCGGCTTCACGACCGCCACCGGACGATTCCCAGAGAGGCGGCGGAACAGGTCCGGATCAGCCCTCGCTAA
- a CDS encoding LemA family protein produces MTRLTGVIAALGAAVLVVGGWSALTYNELVRSRLAVDAQWAQVEAQYQRRVDLIPNLVAAVQGVLQQERVVFRELALARTAYLSAPPGSPGRVRAANDVERSLGRLLGVVEAYPQLRSAEVIARLMDELAGTENRIAVERRRYNERVRTYDTLVQQFPDSLVAAAAHFAPRPYFTATPSAAGAPAVTLPPR; encoded by the coding sequence ATGACGCGGCTCACCGGCGTGATCGCGGCGCTCGGGGCCGCCGTCCTCGTAGTCGGCGGCTGGTCCGCGCTTACCTACAACGAGCTCGTCCGGTCACGGCTCGCCGTCGATGCGCAGTGGGCTCAGGTTGAAGCCCAGTATCAGCGACGCGTGGACCTGATTCCAAATCTCGTCGCCGCGGTGCAGGGCGTGCTGCAGCAGGAGCGCGTGGTGTTTCGGGAACTCGCCCTCGCGCGAACCGCGTACCTGTCCGCCCCTCCGGGATCGCCCGGACGCGTGCGGGCGGCGAACGATGTTGAGCGCTCTCTGGGCCGCCTGCTCGGCGTCGTGGAGGCCTATCCGCAACTGCGCAGCGCGGAAGTCATCGCGAGGTTGATGGATGAGCTTGCGGGAACCGAGAACCGGATCGCCGTCGAGCGCCGCCGGTACAACGAGCGCGTGCGGACGTACGACACGCTCGTTCAGCAATTCCCCGACTCGCTCGTCGCCGCGGCCGCGCACTTCGCGCCGCGCCCATACTTTACCGCGACGCCGTCGGCCGCCGGCGCGCCGGCCGTCACCCTGCCCCCGCGTTAG
- a CDS encoding TPM domain-containing protein, whose translation MATRVHQLLSRDEKARLRHLIETLERETGAEIAALLVPHVDDPEKFATTYFNHVGIGKRERNNGVLILVVVDRRQVRIEVGHGLEAVVPQDAARRVIAEVMAPQFRGGRFGEGLIRGAEAIADLIRSAHQAPPHPAPPAGGR comes from the coding sequence ATGGCGACACGCGTGCATCAGCTCTTGAGCCGCGACGAGAAGGCGCGTCTGCGCCACCTCATCGAGACGCTGGAGCGCGAGACGGGGGCGGAGATCGCGGCCTTACTGGTGCCGCATGTGGACGATCCGGAGAAATTCGCCACGACGTATTTCAATCACGTAGGGATCGGCAAGCGGGAGCGCAACAACGGGGTCCTCATCCTCGTCGTGGTGGATCGACGTCAGGTCCGGATTGAGGTGGGTCACGGGTTGGAGGCGGTGGTGCCGCAGGACGCCGCTAGGCGGGTCATCGCCGAGGTCATGGCGCCGCAGTTTCGCGGGGGACGGTTCGGCGAAGGGTTGATTCGAGGCGCCGAAGCCATCGCCGACCTCATCCGATCCGCACACCAAGCCCCTCCCCATCCGGCGCCGCCGGCCGGCGGGCGATGA
- a CDS encoding TPM domain-containing protein: protein MRGRIVLAVLLVVAGIAGATLGPQAASGAPIFPKPTGYVNDFAHLLDPAARAALEQRLSEYDRTTGNQIAVAIFADLGGVPINEFTVRLEEAWKVGKRGKDNGVLLLVGVKEHQVRIEVGYGLEGKITDSDAGAIIRDVIAPAFRAGRYGEGLDLAVGQIMRLIGGAPSPGAAPSGPARAITPRSPGGFGALPILLFLAFVGLTLVLSRGRTRRCPRCGARLQLTQETTGAGRSIQVWVCSQCGYREKALGGGRSTYIPGPMWIGGGGWGTGGFSGGGGFGGFGGGGSGGGGASGGW from the coding sequence ATGCGGGGACGGATCGTCCTCGCGGTCCTGCTGGTCGTCGCCGGGATCGCGGGCGCAACGCTTGGTCCGCAGGCGGCGTCGGGCGCTCCGATCTTCCCCAAGCCCACCGGGTACGTCAACGACTTCGCCCATCTTCTCGATCCGGCCGCGCGCGCCGCACTCGAGCAGCGCCTCTCCGAGTACGACCGGACCACCGGGAACCAAATCGCCGTGGCGATCTTTGCCGATTTGGGCGGCGTCCCCATCAATGAGTTTACGGTGCGGTTGGAGGAAGCCTGGAAGGTGGGGAAGCGGGGGAAAGACAACGGCGTCCTGCTGCTGGTCGGCGTCAAAGAACATCAGGTCCGCATCGAGGTCGGATACGGATTAGAGGGCAAGATCACCGACAGCGACGCCGGGGCGATCATTCGGGACGTGATCGCGCCGGCGTTTCGCGCGGGCCGCTACGGGGAGGGGCTCGACCTGGCCGTCGGGCAGATCATGCGGTTGATCGGTGGAGCGCCGTCGCCGGGCGCCGCGCCGTCCGGGCCTGCCCGCGCCATCACCCCGCGGTCCCCCGGGGGCTTCGGAGCGCTTCCCATCCTATTGTTCCTGGCCTTCGTGGGTCTGACGCTGGTCCTGTCGCGCGGCCGGACCCGGCGGTGTCCTCGGTGCGGCGCGCGACTTCAACTGACCCAGGAGACCACTGGCGCCGGCCGCTCGATCCAGGTGTGGGTCTGCTCGCAGTGCGGATACCGTGAGAAGGCGTTGGGCGGCGGGAGGAGTACCTACATCCCCGGCCCGATGTGGATCGGCGGCGGTGGGTGGGGGACGGGGGGATTTTCCGGCGGCGGCGGCTTCGGCGGATTTGGCGGCGGCGGGTCGGGTGGCGGCGGCGCCTCTGGAGGTTGGTAG
- a CDS encoding LemA family protein has product MRGATIAIVIVVVAAALVYGTFAGTYNRLVQVNQQVNAAQAEVETQLQRRFDLIPNLVESTKAVLTQERAVFEALANARAHYAGTSPGAPERINAANQYESAIARLLVVVENYPVLRSNETVQGLMRELSSTENQVAYARRGYNQAVQTYDTMVQTFPTNLLAPTFGFRPRPYFEAQPGAQQAPRVNLTVPAKP; this is encoded by the coding sequence ATGCGCGGCGCGACGATCGCGATTGTCATTGTTGTCGTGGCGGCGGCGTTGGTCTACGGGACGTTCGCCGGCACCTACAACCGCCTCGTGCAAGTCAACCAGCAGGTGAACGCCGCCCAGGCCGAGGTGGAGACGCAGCTCCAACGGCGATTCGACCTGATTCCCAACCTGGTAGAGTCCACGAAAGCGGTCCTGACCCAGGAGCGGGCGGTGTTCGAGGCGCTTGCCAACGCGCGCGCCCACTATGCGGGGACGAGCCCCGGCGCGCCCGAGCGCATCAACGCGGCGAACCAATATGAGAGTGCCATCGCGCGCCTCCTGGTGGTCGTGGAGAACTATCCGGTGCTGCGCAGCAACGAGACCGTCCAGGGATTGATGCGAGAGCTATCGTCGACCGAAAATCAGGTTGCCTACGCCCGTCGGGGGTACAATCAGGCCGTCCAAACGTACGACACCATGGTGCAGACATTTCCGACGAACCTCCTTGCCCCGACGTTTGGGTTTCGGCCCCGGCCCTACTTCGAAGCGCAGCCAGGAGCCCAGCAGGCCCCGCGCGTGAACCTGACGGTCCCGGCGAAGCCCTAA